A genomic region of Glycine max cultivar Williams 82 chromosome 15, Glycine_max_v4.0, whole genome shotgun sequence contains the following coding sequences:
- the IQD53 gene encoding protein IQ-DOMAIN 53 isoform X1, translating into MGASGRWFKSLLPFRKTSTSTTDQDKGGDNKSKKKWKLWRASSEGSMKKVGGGGGGAAAASDSSLTYAVAVMVPKDFKLIKQEWAAIRIQAVFRAFLARRALRALRAVVRLQAIFRGRLVRKQAAVTLRCMQALVRVQARVRARNVRNSPEGKAVQKLLDEHRNQADPFNQIEQGWCDIPGTVDEVKAKLQMRQEGAIKRDRAMAYSLSTQQSRLCASPNPKATKAMTPLKNNNLSNKSLGYSLLERWMEAKPWESPISRKSEGLVPAFQSRRNGMTTRVSVKPIITSQSTSSSSAISSAEYMCDDNSPVSTSYTSGSPSLPSTHTALVEATEERDAHQPSYMSLTESTKAKLRACRSSSQNSKRLVMEDSVSHSTTTGLMNGDTRSCSDSDPSVNLWKDSCATTLRASYQKRQIRI; encoded by the exons ATGGGTGCTTCGGGAAGGTGGTTTAAGTCACTTCTTCCTTTTAGAAAGACCTCAACTTCAACAACTGATCAA GATAAGGGTGGTGACAACAAGAGTAAGAAGAAGTGGAAGCTATGGAGGGCTTCTTCAGAAGGGTCCATGAAGAaagttggtggtggtggtggtggtgctgcTGCTGCATCTGATTCTTCCCTTACTTATGCGGTGGCCGTGATGGTTCCCAAAGATTTCAAGCTCATCAAGCAGGAATGGGCTGCCATTCGCATTCAGGCTGTGTTTCGAGCCTTCTTG GCTAGACGAGCTTTGAGGGCTTTGAGGGCAGTGGTAAGGCTACAAGCTATTTTTAGAGGCCGGCTAGTCAGGAAGCAAGCAGCTGTTACTCTAAGATGCATGCAGGCTCTTGTTCGAGTTCAGGCGCGAGTGAGGGCAAGGAATGTGAGGAATTCTCCAGAAGGGAAAGCTGTGCAGAAATTACTTGATGAGCATCGCAACCAAGCTGATCCTTTTAATCAAATTGAG CAAGGATGGTGTGATATTCCTGGAACTGTGGATGAAGTTAAAGCAAAGCTACAAATGAGGCAAGAAGGAGCCATCAAGAGGGATAGAGCAATGGCATACTCTCTCTCCACACAG CAGTCAAGACTGTGTGCTAGTCCAAACCCAAAAGCCACTAAGGCAATGACTCCTCTCAAGAATAACAACCTAAGCAATAAGAGCTTAGGATATAGCTTGTTGGAACGCTGGATGGAAGCCAAGCCATGGGAGAGTCCAATCTCAAGGAAGAGTGAAGGCCTTGTTCCTGCTTTTCAATCAAGAAGGAATGGTATGACAACTAGGGTTTCTGTTAAGCCTATTATAACCAGTCAATCCACTTCATCATCTTCGGCCATAAGCTCTGCTGAGTACATGTGTGATGATAATAGCCCTGTGTCAACATCTTATACATCTGGATCTCCATCTTTGCCATCCACCCACACTGCTTTGGTGGAAGCAACAGAGGAAAGAGATGCTCATCAACCAAGCTACATGAGTCTGACAGAATCAACTAAGGCTAAACTGAGAGCTTGCAGGAGTTCTTCACAGAATTCAAAGAGACTTGTTATGGAGGACAGTGTGTCTCACAGCACAACAACAGGCCTTATGAATGGAGATACTAGAAGCTGTTCTGATTCTGATCCTTCAGTTAACTTGTGGAAGGATTCTTGTGCAACAACTCTAAGGGCAAGTTATCAAAAACGACAAATTAGGATATGA
- the IQD53 gene encoding protein IQ-DOMAIN 53, translating into MGASGRWFKSLLPFRKTSTSTTDQDKGGDNKSKKKWKLWRASSEGSMKKVGGGGGGAAAASDSSLTYAVAVMVPKDFKLIKQEWAAIRIQAVFRAFLARRALRALRAVVRLQAIFRGRLVRKQAAVTLRCMQALVRVQARVRARNVRNSPEGKAVQKLLDEHRNQADPFNQIEQGWCDIPGTVDEVKAKLQMRQEGAIKRDRAMAYSLSTQSRLCASPNPKATKAMTPLKNNNLSNKSLGYSLLERWMEAKPWESPISRKSEGLVPAFQSRRNGMTTRVSVKPIITSQSTSSSSAISSAEYMCDDNSPVSTSYTSGSPSLPSTHTALVEATEERDAHQPSYMSLTESTKAKLRACRSSSQNSKRLVMEDSVSHSTTTGLMNGDTRSCSDSDPSVNLWKDSCATTLRASYQKRQIRI; encoded by the exons ATGGGTGCTTCGGGAAGGTGGTTTAAGTCACTTCTTCCTTTTAGAAAGACCTCAACTTCAACAACTGATCAA GATAAGGGTGGTGACAACAAGAGTAAGAAGAAGTGGAAGCTATGGAGGGCTTCTTCAGAAGGGTCCATGAAGAaagttggtggtggtggtggtggtgctgcTGCTGCATCTGATTCTTCCCTTACTTATGCGGTGGCCGTGATGGTTCCCAAAGATTTCAAGCTCATCAAGCAGGAATGGGCTGCCATTCGCATTCAGGCTGTGTTTCGAGCCTTCTTG GCTAGACGAGCTTTGAGGGCTTTGAGGGCAGTGGTAAGGCTACAAGCTATTTTTAGAGGCCGGCTAGTCAGGAAGCAAGCAGCTGTTACTCTAAGATGCATGCAGGCTCTTGTTCGAGTTCAGGCGCGAGTGAGGGCAAGGAATGTGAGGAATTCTCCAGAAGGGAAAGCTGTGCAGAAATTACTTGATGAGCATCGCAACCAAGCTGATCCTTTTAATCAAATTGAG CAAGGATGGTGTGATATTCCTGGAACTGTGGATGAAGTTAAAGCAAAGCTACAAATGAGGCAAGAAGGAGCCATCAAGAGGGATAGAGCAATGGCATACTCTCTCTCCACACAG TCAAGACTGTGTGCTAGTCCAAACCCAAAAGCCACTAAGGCAATGACTCCTCTCAAGAATAACAACCTAAGCAATAAGAGCTTAGGATATAGCTTGTTGGAACGCTGGATGGAAGCCAAGCCATGGGAGAGTCCAATCTCAAGGAAGAGTGAAGGCCTTGTTCCTGCTTTTCAATCAAGAAGGAATGGTATGACAACTAGGGTTTCTGTTAAGCCTATTATAACCAGTCAATCCACTTCATCATCTTCGGCCATAAGCTCTGCTGAGTACATGTGTGATGATAATAGCCCTGTGTCAACATCTTATACATCTGGATCTCCATCTTTGCCATCCACCCACACTGCTTTGGTGGAAGCAACAGAGGAAAGAGATGCTCATCAACCAAGCTACATGAGTCTGACAGAATCAACTAAGGCTAAACTGAGAGCTTGCAGGAGTTCTTCACAGAATTCAAAGAGACTTGTTATGGAGGACAGTGTGTCTCACAGCACAACAACAGGCCTTATGAATGGAGATACTAGAAGCTGTTCTGATTCTGATCCTTCAGTTAACTTGTGGAAGGATTCTTGTGCAACAACTCTAAGGGCAAGTTATCAAAAACGACAAATTAGGATATGA